CTGTCTCGCTTTATCAGCAGCGGCCTGAGCGGCCGTTTTCGCGTCAGGGGGCGAAGCACTCTGCTGAACATCTTCTGCGATTTCAGCCGATGCATCGACCAATTGCCGCAACCTCTGAATCAGATCTTCTTCGACCGATGCTTGCGAGCTTCCCGGAGCTCTTTCCTCAAGCGACCCACTGGTTCGAGCCTGATTATTCTGATCGTCATTTCGCGATGTTTTCTGAGCACCGTCCTCGTTTGGATTCTGCTGACTCAACCCACGGGATTCTTTCAATTGTTCAATCTGCTGCCGAACGTCAGACAACTGCTTTGCAATTCTTCTGGCTTCTTCTGATGCCTTTTCCTGTTCACTGCTGCCGGTGTCTGGCGCGGCATCCGCTTCTTCGGAGCGAGGGGAATCGGCCCGGTCGGCGTTTGAGGCAAGCTGGCTGGCGGATTGCCTCAGTTGCTCTTCAAGCTTTTCAAGGTCCTGCTGAGCATCCTGCAGATCACCCTGCCTGAGCGCGCGGATCGCGTCATCAATCGAAGATGAACTCGCCTTTGCAGTTGCTTCATCCGTTTGTGGATCGAGCGGCCCTGCGGCGGCCTGCTGAAGCTCCTGAAGTTGCTGCTGGATTTGTTGTGCTTCGTTACGCATCTGCTGAAGCCGGTCAGCAAGGTTCGAGGCATCACGAGCTGCATCGCGTGACTCTTCCGCCACCCCGTCAGCGACCTGTTGCTGATCCTCTGCAAGCTGCGCAGCCTTCTTGCCGATTTGTTCCAGCTTCTCAAGTTGCGATCGACGAGCAGCCTGAAGCAATTCATCCCGTCGCTTCAACAGGTCTTCGAGATCGCTCGCCAACTGTTTCTGCTCTTGCTGAATGTGCTCTTCACGGTCCTTTAGTTCTTTTTCGAATTCATCCTGTGTCTGCCCCGGCTCCGGCTGATTTCCTTCTCGGTCCTGCTTCAGCTCCTGCGATTGTCTCGCAAGCTCTTCAGCTTCCAGGGCAAGCCGATTAAGTTCCGTCAGGTCCTGTTCAATTTTTGCTCGTTCCTGATACTGCTGAATGACCCGTTTGAGTCGATCACGTGCCGCATGAATGCCATTGATACCGTCCTGGAGGGATTTGGCAGCTTCATCACGTTGTTTCGGTATGGCATCGTTCAGTGAATTTGGTATGTCGAATCGAACGGCACCGCCAATCTCCGCCAACTCTTCCGCAATATCGTGGAGGAGTGGATGTGTCGCAATCTCCGCAGCAATCTCCTGAAGTCGACGCCCCTGTAGCTGCTCCTTCTCGCTTAGAGATCGAATTCCATCCCGAGTAGTCTTGTCCCACTGCTTCCAGAGATCGTTTCGCAACTGATTGCCGGTCTCAATATCGGCCGTCAGTTGGTTAGCCAGTTCGGTCAGCTCATCCAGAATTGCCTCGTTTTCTTCCGTAAGTGCCTTTTTTGCCAGTGGATCGGCATCGTCACGAATCCGCAGGATCCAGGGGCCCCTGATCACAAGATGCGGTTCAGGGACGGGTCGATTGTCAGTCGTCCGAACTCGAATGGAAATCATGTCTCCGGAGTGGAGATCATATTCTGCGAGTGGAAGTCGAAACCGGTGCAGGACCTGAGGCAAGCCGGACTGAAAGCCTTCCGCAGGCAATACCCGAACAGTTTCCTCATTCTTCTGAAGCAGGAACTCCAAAGTTGACACGCAGAAATCGTCCGTCACATTGCAATCAAGCGGAGCAACATCGTCCGGACGTACATCGGTTTCATCCTGCAAGCCAGTGACTCGCAATGTCGGAGCAACATCCTCAAGGACCGTCAGTACGCGTTCCGGCTCTTCCGGCAGCGACAGACTGTCGGCATCCCGAATATCGAGCTCAAAACGTCCTCCACCAACAGCATTAAAATGGAAGACCGCCTCAGTTCCGTCCAGTGACAGTGATCCTTCGACAGGTGGTTCCTGATGTTGATTGGAAGCAGTCGCCACGGTCAGTTCTGCGGCAATTTGTTCGGGTGAGACATCGGGAGACATATCTTCCAGAGGCATGGCGTCTTCCATGAACTCATCGACTGCAATCTCGGAAGAAATCGGCTTCCAGGTTTTCCAGACAAGTCGCGCCTGAATCACGGGTTTTGTGAACTGAACGCGAAGCTCTACCTGACTGCGTTCGAAGACAACCACGCTGCCAACAACACCCTCGATACGTTCCACCGGCCGGCCGGTATAGGCGGGAGGCGTTGATATCAATTCAATCGCTGTGATGGTCGGTGGATCGACGACCTTCAGTTCAAACCAGGACGTCTTCGTTCGACCACTCGTGATGCGGTAAAACAGTGTCTGCTGCGCCGCGGGCAGGATCGCAGAGAATTCCCCTCGAACTTCATCAAACTTCATCAGCAACCAGTCCGTTTGTTCCTGCTGTGTGCGGAGCTCTACGCGAACGTTCTCCGGAAGCGCTGTCTGGTCACCATGACGCCATTTGGGAATCGCTGCGAACGTGACATCTGATCCTATCGGAACGGTACGATTGGCATCCGGAATTTCAAAATAAAGATTTGTCGCTGCATCGAGATTGGCGAACGGAGTCCAGAGTCTCTGCATCAGCAGCAAACTTGTTGCAGGCCAGAGCATTGCAGGCAACGCAGCGATCAGCACCGCCACGAAGATCAAAGCACAGTGTTGCAGGGTTTTGTTACCACGGACCACAGTAGATGCAGACAACCCTGAAATCTGGCCCCGCAACTGCCGACGAAGATGATCACACATCAAAGCGGATCCTGTTTCCGACTTTGATGCATCGGGTGAGTTGACCGAAATGAGCGTTGCGACGCCTTCATGCAGTTCAGGAAAGGCCATATCGACTGCCGCCGCCAGTTCCTGCGACGACACCGAAACAATCATCGGTCTGAACCATCGAGTCCATGCCACAAACACCGTGACCACAATCGTGCCTAGCAACATCAGAAACCGGGCAATTGAAGGCAGGGGAAGGACAAAATCGACGAGGCCAGCCACCAGAAGGCACAAACACAGGGTCAAAATGAAATCGAAGACACCCCGAAAAAAATGATGCAACAATATTCGACTGCGACATGCGCGCAGGAGTCCGTCAAATTCGGGCAGAGGCGATTCACCATCCAAAGATGAAGCCGGTCGACTGAGGTCAGCATTCTTGCTTGAAAGGGTGCTCGTCGACATAAACAGTCTCTGTCAGGTTCTGAATCGAATGCCCCCGGAATCAGCTGCCGTCCACAGCCTGACCTCCGTCACACGATAACGCGGAATTGTACGTGCTGAACAAACCTTTGTCATTGGAAATGACCTCCCGGTATTCATTGCTTCCCCAGCAGTGCCCGCCTCTGATTCCATGACCGGGCCGGCCAATCAAGTATCAAACGGCCAGATACCAGGGGACGAGTTGCGCGAATGCAGAACGGCAGAACGTCCCAGTAGTCGGCCGGAGGGATCATTTCCGAGAGGCATTCCGGGCAGATACAATCCCGGATTCTCAGACGATGGCCTAATCTCAATTTGTCACAGAACTTTGCAGCCAGGGGTTTCTTCTGGCCTGCGAATTGCGGTGCAGTGTTTGATCGAATGCGAATGCGGTGAGAGGCTGCTGAAACTGAGTCAGGCGTTCTTGTGCCTTCATGATGAGTTTACACAAACGGGCAATATTCGGAATGATTTGGTATTGGATCGCCGCCGGAACACTGATTTTTCTGAACGGCCTGTGTGTCACGGCAAATCTGCTTGCATTGCCGGGCAATTGGGCAATGGTCATTGGATTATCTATTTTTGTTGCAGTAATGCCCTTTGAACACGGACCAGGGTGGGGAGCCGTTGGGGTCATCGCCATCATGGCGGTGGCTGGTGAAATCCTTGAAACCGTGACGGGTTCGGCCAGGGCGGCAAAAAAAGGGGCGAGTCGTCGTGCCATGCTGCTTTCGTTTTCACTATCGATCGCAGGGAGTGTTGGCGGTGCGTTCCTGATTCCCATCCCAGTGATCGGAAGTGCAATCGGTGCGGTTGGAGGAGCAGCCGGGGGAGCATTCGTCGGTGCCTGGCTGGGTGAAGCCTGGATTGGTTCCGACAACCGGAAACGCAATGAAGTCGGAGCCGCGGCCATGACGGGCCGCATGATGGGCATGCTGGCCAAACTTTCCATCGGAGTGGCAATTTTTGTTTATACGACAATTTGCTTATGGGTCTGAACGCTGTTTCGGATGCGACATTTGCACATTATCCTTTCCGGGAGTTTTGATTTCCGGGTGACCAGACTTTTATCCGCTTGCGCGGGTTCGTGTCAGAATTGAGGCGACTGTGTTCCGAGTGATAACGTCTTTCGTATTGATCCTCGTTCTGCTGTTTTCTGCCATGCACTTCTTCAAGACCATGGCATCGGGGCGACCGGAAGTTCAGCAGCGTGAAATCACAGAAACGGTTTACAATGTGGATGCGTTCGAGGTCCAGCCAGTGACATTCACGGAGTTGTTAACGGCGTTCGGGACGT
The sequence above is a segment of the Planctomycetaceae bacterium genome. Coding sequences within it:
- a CDS encoding DUF456 domain-containing protein: MIWYWIAAGTLIFLNGLCVTANLLALPGNWAMVIGLSIFVAVMPFEHGPGWGAVGVIAIMAVAGEILETVTGSARAAKKGASRRAMLLSFSLSIAGSVGGAFLIPIPVIGSAIGAVGGAAGGAFVGAWLGEAWIGSDNRKRNEVGAAAMTGRMMGMLAKLSIGVAIFVYTTICLWV